Proteins from one Methanobacterium aggregans genomic window:
- the dapA gene encoding 4-hydroxy-tetrahydrodipicolinate synthase, whose translation MNFEGTTVAMVTPFTKDDGVDETGMRENINYLIENGVNGILAAGTTGESATITHDEQRKMIDILVDEVNGRARAIAGAGSNSSKEALSLVQHAEDSGADAALVITPYYNKPQQHGLYQHYKLLSESTNIPIIVYNVPSRTGTDIDVDTIGKVAQLDGILGIKEANPDMDKVSQTIKRLQDLDCTDFAVLSGNDNLTLPMIALGAKGVISVVANVDPARMSQMVDAGLKGDFKTAFKLHYELYELMKVLFIESNPVPAKESMNMMGRPAGHVRMPLAPLKEESKAKLAEVLNDLGLI comes from the coding sequence ATGAATTTTGAAGGTACAACAGTTGCTATGGTAACACCCTTCACCAAGGATGATGGGGTGGATGAAACAGGAATGCGTGAAAACATAAACTATCTCATTGAAAATGGAGTTAATGGTATACTTGCAGCCGGAACAACCGGTGAATCAGCCACCATAACTCATGATGAGCAGAGGAAGATGATCGACATCCTGGTTGATGAGGTCAATGGAAGGGCAAGGGCAATAGCAGGAGCTGGAAGTAACTCCTCAAAAGAAGCACTCAGCCTTGTACAGCACGCTGAAGACTCAGGAGCTGATGCAGCCCTGGTAATAACACCTTACTACAACAAACCACAGCAACACGGACTCTACCAGCACTACAAGCTCCTATCAGAATCCACGAACATACCAATAATTGTTTACAACGTTCCATCCAGAACAGGAACAGACATAGACGTGGATACCATTGGTAAAGTTGCCCAGCTCGATGGAATCCTTGGGATAAAAGAGGCAAATCCTGATATGGACAAGGTTTCCCAGACCATAAAAAGACTCCAGGACCTTGACTGCACTGACTTCGCAGTGCTCTCTGGAAACGACAACCTCACACTCCCAATGATAGCCCTGGGAGCAAAGGGAGTTATAAGTGTGGTTGCAAATGTTGACCCTGCACGTATGAGTCAGATGGTGGATGCAGGCCTGAAAGGAGACTTCAAAACAGCTTTCAAACTTCACTACGAACTCTACGAGCTCATGAAAGTTCTTTTCATAGAATCAAACCCAGTTCCTGCAAAGGAATCCATGAACATGATGGGAAGACCTGCAGGTCATGTTAGAATGCCCCTTGCACCCCTTAAAGAGGAGAGCAAGGCCAAGCTTGCTGAAGTTCTGAATGACCTTGGACTGATTTAA
- a CDS encoding aspartate kinase, whose product MEVIVAKFGGTSVGNGERIRKAAESVVKEYMKGKKVVVVVSAINKTTDDILKIVNDAIGDAVTEKQLADIVSMGETTSVRVFSATIESLGVKSEYIDPHMDNWPVITDSNYLNAKVNYELTEEKSKEIMNLLDQGIIPVLCGFLGKDETGNITTLGRGGSDITAFLLGHCLSAEEVIIVTDVGGVMSTDPNKLRTAKKLDRISVEEMRDLATHGAQVLHPHALRYKDPLINAKIIGFEHGDLSALGTEIMGPAGNQMLKTTALNSEPISVIAVVGEEILTKRGILSKLTDTLAENNVNIYGISTGQNSVTLFIDKAVADKAHEVLHEVVVENEYLSSLSLGMEIAMITVASQDFIDTPGIITKVTEPLRKNKINIVEISSSQTSVVIFVDWNDGKKAYELVRRVLE is encoded by the coding sequence ATGGAAGTAATTGTGGCCAAATTCGGAGGAACATCCGTAGGAAATGGAGAACGAATAAGAAAAGCAGCAGAATCTGTTGTAAAAGAGTATATGAAGGGTAAAAAGGTTGTTGTTGTGGTTTCTGCCATAAACAAGACAACTGATGATATCCTGAAGATAGTCAACGATGCAATAGGTGATGCTGTAACAGAGAAGCAGCTTGCAGACATAGTATCCATGGGTGAAACAACAAGTGTCAGAGTTTTCTCAGCAACAATAGAGTCTCTGGGTGTAAAATCTGAATACATCGATCCTCACATGGATAACTGGCCCGTTATCACCGATAGCAATTATTTAAATGCAAAGGTCAACTACGAGTTAACCGAAGAAAAATCCAAGGAAATTATGAACCTACTTGACCAGGGCATCATACCAGTGCTCTGCGGCTTCCTTGGAAAGGATGAAACTGGAAACATCACAACCCTGGGCAGAGGGGGCAGTGACATAACTGCTTTCCTCTTGGGCCACTGCCTCAGTGCAGAGGAAGTTATCATTGTAACTGATGTTGGCGGTGTGATGTCAACGGATCCCAACAAACTCCGGACTGCAAAGAAGCTTGATAGAATATCAGTTGAGGAAATGAGGGACCTTGCAACCCATGGGGCACAGGTACTTCACCCACATGCCCTGAGATACAAGGATCCATTGATAAATGCCAAGATCATAGGATTTGAACACGGAGATCTTTCAGCCCTTGGAACAGAGATAATGGGGCCCGCAGGGAATCAGATGCTTAAAACAACTGCCTTAAACTCAGAACCAATATCTGTTATTGCAGTGGTTGGAGAGGAGATACTCACAAAAAGGGGCATACTCTCAAAACTTACAGATACCCTTGCAGAGAACAATGTAAACATATATGGAATATCAACAGGTCAAAATTCTGTAACACTATTCATAGATAAGGCAGTTGCAGATAAGGCCCATGAAGTCCTCCATGAAGTGGTTGTTGAGAATGAATACCTCAGCTCCCTGTCCCTGGGAATGGAAATAGCCATGATCACGGTTGCAAGCCAGGACTTCATAGACACTCCAGGAATAATAACCAAGGTAACGGAACCTCTGCGTAAAAACAAGATCAATATCGTTGAGATTTCTTCAAGTCAAACTTCTGTGGTGATTTTTGTGGACTGGAACGATGGAAAAAAAGCTTATGAACTGGTAAGGAGAGTCTTAGAATGA
- a CDS encoding 30S ribosomal protein S17e, producing the protein MGNIRTSFVKRTAKELVETYPSQFTTDFDKNKKLVEEFSTVSTKHLRNKIAGYVTRVVRNQS; encoded by the coding sequence ATGGGTAACATACGAACATCATTCGTTAAAAGGACAGCTAAAGAACTGGTTGAAACTTACCCGAGCCAATTCACAACTGATTTCGATAAGAACAAAAAATTAGTTGAAGAATTCTCAACAGTCAGTACAAAACATTTAAGAAACAAGATAGCTGGATACGTAACCAGAGTAGTTAGGAACCAGTCATAA
- a CDS encoding chorismate mutase: MDREEALRLLQDSRNKIDEMDEAIINLIERRTSLARDILNAKIVLGIEIEDKKREAFIQEKIKEIAREKKIDEVSLTRIMQILASMSKKEQEKILRREKNG; this comes from the coding sequence GTGGATAGGGAAGAAGCTTTAAGACTACTTCAGGATTCAAGAAATAAGATAGATGAGATGGATGAAGCTATCATAAATCTCATTGAAAGAAGAACATCCCTTGCAAGAGATATTCTCAATGCCAAGATCGTTCTTGGTATTGAAATTGAGGATAAAAAGAGAGAAGCATTTATTCAAGAAAAGATCAAAGAAATAGCAAGGGAAAAGAAAATTGATGAAGTCAGCCTTACCCGTATAATGCAAATACTCGCGAGTATGAGTAAAAAAGAACAAGAAAAAATTTTAAGGAGGGAAAAGAATGGGTAA